A stretch of the Bacillus sp. FJAT-18017 genome encodes the following:
- a CDS encoding MFS transporter yields the protein MNTFVNIRLLYAYSFFHSLIPAYVIERLFWEDRGMTVLMVIYTEIIYAATIVVLEVPTGILADKWSRKNLILVSAALGSMEFLILLFSTEFWHFAAVVFLAGVSKSAFSGAANALLYDSLKASGLEHRFEKDLGYLDAVGFFAAILAALSGSLLATKFGFEFNYWLSYAASSLCIILAFGLTEPVLFKLRETNHEPPLKEYLTGSINFFKAKPEVCVVLLSGMATGAAINYIYEFWQLYLDRLTIPVMYFGVFSAGIMVLSLPGSLLAHWLIGKFSHAKLLTAVLVILTCGFSYLATIKGYTGLAVVYLICLASGMVNPIVTGFLHHRIDTDMRATIDSFQSLSLNAFQIITGIGFGFFAGHFDIFGGYGFIAILCAISLSIFIRFIK from the coding sequence ATGAATACTTTCGTTAATATCAGGCTTCTTTATGCCTATAGTTTTTTTCATAGCCTCATCCCCGCGTATGTCATAGAAAGGCTGTTTTGGGAAGACCGCGGGATGACGGTGCTCATGGTTATTTACACTGAAATCATCTATGCTGCCACCATTGTTGTACTCGAGGTCCCAACAGGAATACTGGCAGATAAATGGAGCAGAAAAAATCTTATTTTAGTAAGCGCTGCGCTTGGTTCCATGGAGTTTTTGATTTTACTATTTTCAACGGAATTTTGGCATTTTGCGGCTGTGGTTTTTCTTGCCGGAGTATCGAAGTCGGCATTCAGCGGCGCAGCCAACGCCCTATTGTACGACTCTTTGAAAGCTAGCGGGCTTGAGCACCGCTTTGAAAAGGATCTCGGCTACCTTGATGCCGTTGGTTTTTTTGCCGCTATCCTTGCGGCGTTATCCGGTAGCCTCCTTGCAACTAAATTCGGATTCGAATTTAATTACTGGCTTTCGTATGCAGCAAGTTCCTTATGTATCATTTTAGCTTTTGGCTTAACCGAACCCGTTCTTTTCAAACTGAGAGAAACGAATCACGAGCCGCCTTTGAAAGAATACCTAACTGGTTCAATCAACTTTTTCAAGGCAAAGCCTGAAGTCTGCGTTGTCCTTCTTTCCGGGATGGCCACAGGCGCCGCAATCAATTATATTTACGAATTTTGGCAGCTTTATCTTGACCGGTTGACGATACCGGTTATGTATTTCGGTGTATTCTCTGCGGGAATCATGGTGCTTTCCCTGCCTGGAAGCCTTCTGGCCCATTGGCTAATTGGGAAATTCAGTCATGCCAAGCTTTTAACAGCCGTACTGGTTATTTTAACATGTGGTTTTTCGTACTTGGCAACTATAAAGGGATATACGGGACTGGCAGTCGTCTATCTTATCTGTCTAGCCTCCGGAATGGTCAACCCAATTGTGACAGGCTTTTTGCATCATCGGATTGATACAGATATGAGAGCGACCATTGATTCATTTCAGTCACTTTCCCTAAATGCATTCCAAATTATAACCGGAATCGGCTTTGGCTTTTTTGCTGGCCATTTTGATATTTTCGGCGGGTATGGATTCATTGCAATCCTTTGTGCTATTAGCCTGAGCATCTTTATTCGATTTATCAAATGA
- a CDS encoding LTA synthase family protein, protein MAEIAKRDSLLIFYFVSIAFIDLTFRLGIFEDFYIRDYVLSLIFILALAFLFHFINSFFRGAASHVIACLILLFVTVLYASQFMYYQFFRTFYSVYSAGNGAQVFEFWKDIRTLLVENIVWLGLFMIPLLLLVFWGRRLLSFQRLDKFNRVSIALCFVIAQIAGIGTVFASGKGINSAYDLYYRNSLPLLSMEKLGLVTTMRLDMQRMVTGWSPRLEASADDIPLPAEDPLPDSPDAEPEKPEEYNVMNIDFEAMARAEKNQDLKSVHSYFSKVLPTEKNEYTGKFKGYNLIFITAEGFSPYAVNKEVTPTLYKLIHRGYNFTNFYNPIWGVSTSDGEYVATLGLIPKSGVWSFQESGRNLLPFAMGNQLKKLGYKTMAYHNHTYTYYRRDLSHPNMGYEYKGLGNGLNVKETWPESDLEMIEKTVPEYIGKEPFHAYYMTVSGHMQYSFTGNYIAWKNKKHVDLLSLSNQAKAYLATQIELDRALESLLSQLEQVGVAEKTLIALSADHYPYGLDPKTINELAGHKVEENFELYRSPFILYSKGMEPEVIDKPASSLDIIPTLSNLLGLDYDSRLLMGQDIFSEKAPLVIFMNKSFITDKGRYNAVTSEYLPVPGVSVDQKYINTISSIVQSKFYYSAKILELDYYRKIFPSN, encoded by the coding sequence ATGGCTGAAATTGCAAAGAGGGACTCGCTGCTTATCTTTTATTTCGTGTCGATCGCTTTTATCGATCTTACATTCAGATTAGGTATTTTTGAAGACTTTTATATTCGTGACTACGTCCTTTCGCTGATCTTTATTTTAGCGTTAGCCTTTTTATTTCATTTTATAAACAGTTTCTTTAGGGGCGCGGCGAGCCATGTCATCGCCTGCCTGATTCTCCTCTTCGTAACCGTACTCTATGCCTCCCAATTTATGTATTATCAATTCTTCAGAACGTTTTATAGCGTGTATTCTGCGGGAAACGGTGCCCAGGTCTTTGAATTCTGGAAGGATATTCGTACTCTTCTTGTTGAGAATATCGTTTGGCTGGGACTGTTTATGATTCCCCTGCTGCTGTTAGTTTTCTGGGGTAGGAGGCTTTTATCCTTTCAAAGGCTCGATAAATTCAATCGTGTTTCAATAGCGCTTTGTTTTGTCATTGCCCAAATTGCCGGAATCGGGACCGTTTTTGCTAGTGGAAAGGGCATCAACTCAGCCTATGACTTATATTACCGAAACAGTCTTCCTCTTCTTTCTATGGAAAAGCTCGGCCTTGTTACGACAATGAGACTGGATATGCAGCGTATGGTGACAGGTTGGTCCCCGAGGCTCGAAGCGTCCGCGGATGATATCCCACTGCCGGCTGAAGATCCACTGCCTGACAGTCCAGATGCGGAGCCGGAAAAACCTGAAGAGTATAATGTAATGAACATAGACTTTGAAGCCATGGCAAGGGCGGAGAAGAATCAAGACCTGAAAAGCGTGCACAGTTATTTTAGCAAGGTACTGCCGACAGAAAAAAATGAGTATACAGGGAAATTCAAGGGCTATAATTTGATATTCATTACTGCCGAGGGTTTTTCTCCTTACGCAGTCAATAAGGAAGTTACCCCGACATTGTATAAACTCATCCATAGGGGATATAACTTTACAAATTTTTATAATCCGATTTGGGGTGTCAGCACCTCTGATGGGGAATATGTTGCCACGCTTGGCCTTATCCCGAAAAGCGGCGTATGGAGCTTTCAGGAATCCGGACGAAATTTGCTCCCTTTCGCAATGGGAAATCAGTTAAAAAAACTCGGCTATAAAACAATGGCCTATCATAATCATACTTACACTTATTATCGAAGAGATTTGTCTCATCCAAATATGGGCTATGAGTATAAAGGGCTGGGAAATGGCCTGAATGTAAAAGAAACATGGCCGGAATCAGACCTTGAAATGATCGAAAAGACTGTGCCGGAGTATATTGGAAAAGAACCGTTTCACGCTTATTACATGACGGTAAGCGGGCATATGCAATATTCGTTCACGGGAAATTATATTGCCTGGAAGAACAAAAAGCATGTGGATTTACTCTCATTATCCAATCAGGCCAAAGCTTATCTTGCGACTCAAATCGAACTTGATAGGGCGCTTGAAAGCCTGCTATCTCAGCTTGAACAGGTAGGTGTTGCTGAAAAAACACTGATTGCATTGAGTGCGGACCATTACCCATATGGTCTTGATCCAAAAACAATCAATGAGCTTGCCGGACATAAGGTTGAAGAGAATTTCGAGTTGTACAGGAGCCCTTTTATCCTCTATTCAAAGGGGATGGAACCAGAGGTCATTGATAAGCCTGCTTCAAGCCTTGACATTATCCCTACACTTTCAAACCTACTTGGACTCGATTATGACTCCAGGTTGTTAATGGGCCAGGACATTTTTTCTGAAAAAGCTCCGCTGGTTATTTTCATGAATAAAAGTTTTATCACAGACAAGGGACGCTATAATGCCGTGACGAGCGAGTATCTTCCGGTGCCTGGAGTAAGTGTGGACCAAAAATATATAAACACGATTTCTTCTATTGTCCAAAGCAAATTCTATTACTCTGCAAAAATCCTTGAACTGGATTATTATAGAAAGATTTTCCCTTCAAACTAG
- a CDS encoding DUF2971 domain-containing protein, translating into MDLEVILKKSLENSYRIKRENEGILYHYTNLQALYAILSTGSIWMTRSEFLNDASELTYIKTVIEDVFSDKPASSIEATFKSEVKEILNGSYFNEQHRSKCYILSLTAISDLITNWSAYSNFDGYNIGLDSLQLHQLLEIKYAGAYMAGYVLYDESLQRKIVREEVERYLGIWKRVRMSDEEGREIARAFMVRMLNYSYFFKHPAFKPETEYRVAFFPENLAKVQEFAVLFRTSAGGLVPYIELDLKQNQTDVKLPVKEVWIGPTNKMDNAYLGLKAFLQSLGYMDTDIKKSVIPLRF; encoded by the coding sequence ATGGATCTTGAGGTTATTTTGAAAAAATCTCTCGAAAATTCCTATAGGATTAAGCGTGAGAATGAAGGAATACTATACCATTACACAAATCTGCAGGCACTCTATGCAATTCTTTCAACCGGCTCAATTTGGATGACACGTAGCGAGTTCCTTAATGATGCCTCTGAATTGACGTATATAAAAACAGTTATTGAAGATGTTTTTTCCGATAAACCGGCTTCCAGTATAGAGGCTACATTCAAATCTGAAGTTAAGGAAATTTTAAATGGCTCATACTTCAATGAACAGCACCGCAGTAAATGCTATATTCTCTCATTGACAGCAATTTCTGATTTAATTACCAACTGGTCAGCTTATTCTAATTTTGATGGCTATAACATAGGCTTGGATAGCCTTCAACTCCATCAGCTGCTGGAAATAAAGTATGCCGGGGCGTATATGGCTGGCTATGTCCTATATGATGAAAGCCTTCAGAGGAAAATTGTTAGAGAAGAAGTGGAGAGATATTTAGGCATTTGGAAACGTGTAAGGATGAGTGATGAGGAGGGGCGGGAGATTGCCCGGGCATTCATGGTCAGGATGCTCAATTACAGCTACTTTTTTAAGCATCCTGCTTTTAAGCCGGAAACAGAGTATAGAGTTGCCTTTTTTCCCGAAAACCTCGCAAAGGTGCAGGAGTTTGCCGTTTTGTTTCGGACCTCGGCAGGCGGCCTGGTTCCATACATTGAACTTGATTTAAAGCAGAATCAAACTGATGTAAAGCTTCCGGTAAAAGAAGTCTGGATTGGACCAACTAACAAAATGGACAATGCATACCTTGGACTTAAGGCCTTTCTGCAATCACTTGGATACATGGATACTGACATTAAGAAATCAGTTATTCCACTTAGATTTTGA